One region of Solanum pennellii chromosome 6, SPENNV200 genomic DNA includes:
- the LOC107022954 gene encoding uncharacterized protein LOC107022954 isoform X2 — translation MFRNTCFGYFLDLPKSSTQLQLIHCLINRELKHTPDDVFAIEINNKKLFFGLREFGIVTGLNCVGDGTSINVPNSRCSLMSSYFPEKITVPKSHLRALFLAKKFIDDDSAVSLAVLYFINDFLFSYEDNEYQISNRDFYLVESGKFNSYPWGLDVYKKLSDSVRHELKSTHKYYRIGGLPLALQIWIFECCSKVDEDIAIRVADSIPRILNWKTIAESPWLKYIEKCLFMPTKNKFENIVASEDEVSKFRLPETRDYHAEILKLEPKGSSHGLDILTNEVIELRKELVKVNENNKALEEKIDLGFNQIKEFVVNSNKQLLEDISLLFAKSGGSSSVIREVKEPSKKHASETFSGGLDFNGAVNESRGNDAHVMGSNQNEESQVLKATVRFADVENFERVSSKIDEDVAGIAIEKVLSEVVADINVQEAADVNTVGAKPDDATEDCQKPLHTFDDFILLDKDLSQINRTEESYLKKRAQVDQNKKKVSPKKRGRKKNPGKLITSPFTQHFESGGTLCVTRQVFETKHPFLYASGGDDESDLIDSFTKWLYTGIKKRGKKPYTDALNVINPAFELGICTVDERLWFFKLAHSGQQWCDEHIDVIFYYLRKKGKYETNSNVRFTTTDCVFKTKITNSFFKLCDAHEDKKNFKVLDSDDIARYISGRRLLASTSWDKVDFVLIPLNIKENRHWIFVVFDIGQRSLEVYDSFPARGGVNLEVKNIVEMLSVVLPYYLSVVKFYDKRPELKSTPKYSEINEFEKIEFHFITKDVPRQNEDSLDCGVFVAAFAEFVSNSQHILNQQVKADIVRKRFGAILWEYARRKQASDLQSEDERPVR, via the exons ATGTTTAGGAATACATGTTTTGGGTACTTTCTTGACCTTCCAAAATCGAGCACACAACTACAACTTATTCATTGTCTTATAAATAGAGAGTTAAAACACACACCGGATGATGTGTTTGCtattgaaataaataacaaaaagttattttttggtCTTAGAGAATTTGGGATAGTTACGGGCTTAAATTGTGTTGGTGATGGCACATCTATCAATGTTCCCAATTCTAGATGTAGTTTGATGAGTAGTTATTTTCCGGAAAAAATCACAGTTCCAAAGAGTCATCTACGTGCACTGTTTTTAGCTAAAAAATTCATAGATGATGACTCGGCTGTTTCATTGGCTGTTCTATActtcattaatgattttttattttcatatgagGACAACGAATACCAAATTAGCAATAGAGATTTTTACCTTGTGGAAAGTGGAAAATTCAATTCATATCCGTGGGGTTTAGATGTCTACAAAAAGTTGTCTGATTCTGTGAGGCATGAGCTTAAGTCAACACATAAGTACTATAGAATTGGTGGCTTGCCTCTTGCTCTTCAAATTTGGATATTTGAGTGTTGttcaaaggttgatgaagatATAGCTATTCGTGTTGCTGATTCTATTCCAAGAATCTTGAATTGGAAGACAATTGCAGAAAGTCCATGGTTAAAATATATTGAGAAATGTCTCTTCATGCCTACAAAAAACAAG TTTGAGAACATAGTGGCCAGTGAAGATGAAGTATCCAAATTCAGGCTTCCTGAAACTCGTGATTACCAtgctgaaattttgaaattggagCCTAAAGGATCAAGTCATGGTCTAGACATTTTGACCAATGAAGTCATAGAATTGAGAAAAGAGCTTGTAAAA gtgaatgaaaataacaaagCGCTTGAAGAGAAGATTGATTTAGGATTCAATCAAATCAAAGAATTTGTGGTGAACTCAAACAAACAATTATTGGAGGATATTTCTTTGCTGTTTGCTAAGAGTGGTGGTAGCAGCTCTGTTATTCGAGAAGTCAAGGAACCATCTAAGAAGCATGCTAGCGAGACATTTTCAGGTGGATTAGATTTTAATGGAG CTGTAAATGAATCGAGAGGGAACGATGCTCATGTTATGGGATCAAATCAAAATGAAGAATCTCAAGTGCTTAAAGCTACAGTTAGATTTGCTgatgttgaaaattttgaaagagtATCAAGTAAAATAG ATGAAGATGTTGCAGGAATTGCTATTGAAAAAGTTCTGTCAGAGGTTGTTGCTGATATAAATG TCCAAGAGGCTGCTGATGTGAATACAGTTGGGGCGAAACCTGATG ATGCAACAGAGGATTGTCAAAAACCTTTGCATACTTTTGATGactttattttacttgataAAGATCTTTCTCAGATCAATAGGACTGAAGAATCTTATCTAAAAAAAAGAGCCCAAGTTgatcaaaacaaaaagaaagtgtCACCGAAGAAACGTGGCAGAAAGAAAAATCCAGGAAAGTTAATAACATCTCCCTTCACACAACATTTTGAATCTGGAGGAACTTTATGTGTTACACGTCAGGTTTTTGAGACAAAACATCCTTTTTTATATGCAAGCGGAGGAGATGATGAATCTGATTTGATCGATTCATTCACTAAGTGGCTTTATACGGGTATAAAAAAGAg GGGAAAGAAACCTTATACAGATGCTCTTAATGTTATCAATCCAGCATTTGAATTGGGTATCTGTACGGTAGATGAAAGACTCTGGTTTTTCAAATTGGCACATTCTGGACAACAatggtgtgatgag caTATTGATGTCATTTTCTATTACctaagaaagaaaggaaaatatgaaaCCAACAGTAATGTTCGTTTTACGACGACTGATTGTGTTTTCAAGACAAAGATTACCAATTCTTTCTTTAAACTTTGTGATGCTCATGAGgataagaaaaattttaaagttttagaTTCTGATGATATTGCCCGGTATATCAGTGGACGTCGTTTGTTGGCAAGTACCTCGTGGGATAAAGTGGATTTTGTTCTTATTCCACTAAACATTAAAGAGAATCGTCACTGGATTTTTGTGGTGTTTGATATTGGGCAAAGGTCATTGGAGGTGTATGATTCATTTCCGGCTAGGGGTGGGGTGAATTTAGaggtaaaaaatattgttgagaTGCTTTCGGTTGTTTTACCATATTATCTAAGTGTGGTTAAGTTCTATGATAAGCGTCCTGAATTGAAGTCAACACCAAAATACAGTGAGATAAATGAGTTCGAGAAAATTGAGTTTCATTTCATAACTAAAGATGTTCCCAGACAAAATGAGGATTCGCT GGATTGTGGAGTTTTCGTTGCTGCATTTGCGGAGTTTGTAAGTAATAGCCAACATATTCTAAATCAACAAGTAAAGGCAGACATTGTCCGAAAGAGATTTGGAGCTATATTATGGGAATATGCAAGAAGGAAGCAAGCGAGTGACCTTCAAAGTGAAGACGAAAGACCAGTTAGATAA
- the LOC107022954 gene encoding uncharacterized protein LOC107022954 isoform X3, with the protein MFRNTCFGYFLDLPKSSTQLQLIHCLINRELKHTPDDVFAIEINNKKLFFGLREFGIVTGLNCVGDGTSINVPNSRCSLMSSYFPEKITVPKSHLRALFLAKKFIDDDSAVSLAVLYFINDFLFSYEDNEYQISNRDFYLVESGKFNSYPWGLDVYKKLSDSVRHELKSTHKYYRIGGLPLALQIWIFECCSKVDEDIAIRVADSIPRILNWKTIAESPWLKYIEKCLFMPTKNKFENIVASEDEVSKFRLPETRDYHAEILKLEPKGSSHGLDILTNEVIELRKELVKVNENNKALEEKIDLGFNQIKEFVVNSNKQLLEDISLLFAKSGGSSSVIREVKEPSKKHASETFSGGLDFNGAFSPRVNAAVNESRGNDAHVMGSNQNEESQVLKATVRFADVENFERVSSKIDEDVAGIAIEKVLSEVVADINVQEAADVNTVGAKPDDLSQINRTEESYLKKRAQVDQNKKKVSPKKRGRKKNPGKLITSPFTQHFESGGTLCVTRQVFETKHPFLYASGGDDESDLIDSFTKWLYTGIKKRGKKPYTDALNVINPAFELGICTVDERLWFFKLAHSGQQWCDEHIDVIFYYLRKKGKYETNSNVRFTTTDCVFKTKITNSFFKLCDAHEDKKNFKVLDSDDIARYISGRRLLASTSWDKVDFVLIPLNIKENRHWIFVVFDIGQRSLEVYDSFPARGGVNLEVKNIVEMLSVVLPYYLSVVKFYDKRPELKSTPKYSEINEFEKIEFHFITKDVPRQNEDSLDCGVFVAAFAEFVSNSQHILNQQVKADIVRKRFGAILWEYARRKQASDLQSEDERPVR; encoded by the exons ATGTTTAGGAATACATGTTTTGGGTACTTTCTTGACCTTCCAAAATCGAGCACACAACTACAACTTATTCATTGTCTTATAAATAGAGAGTTAAAACACACACCGGATGATGTGTTTGCtattgaaataaataacaaaaagttattttttggtCTTAGAGAATTTGGGATAGTTACGGGCTTAAATTGTGTTGGTGATGGCACATCTATCAATGTTCCCAATTCTAGATGTAGTTTGATGAGTAGTTATTTTCCGGAAAAAATCACAGTTCCAAAGAGTCATCTACGTGCACTGTTTTTAGCTAAAAAATTCATAGATGATGACTCGGCTGTTTCATTGGCTGTTCTATActtcattaatgattttttattttcatatgagGACAACGAATACCAAATTAGCAATAGAGATTTTTACCTTGTGGAAAGTGGAAAATTCAATTCATATCCGTGGGGTTTAGATGTCTACAAAAAGTTGTCTGATTCTGTGAGGCATGAGCTTAAGTCAACACATAAGTACTATAGAATTGGTGGCTTGCCTCTTGCTCTTCAAATTTGGATATTTGAGTGTTGttcaaaggttgatgaagatATAGCTATTCGTGTTGCTGATTCTATTCCAAGAATCTTGAATTGGAAGACAATTGCAGAAAGTCCATGGTTAAAATATATTGAGAAATGTCTCTTCATGCCTACAAAAAACAAG TTTGAGAACATAGTGGCCAGTGAAGATGAAGTATCCAAATTCAGGCTTCCTGAAACTCGTGATTACCAtgctgaaattttgaaattggagCCTAAAGGATCAAGTCATGGTCTAGACATTTTGACCAATGAAGTCATAGAATTGAGAAAAGAGCTTGTAAAA gtgaatgaaaataacaaagCGCTTGAAGAGAAGATTGATTTAGGATTCAATCAAATCAAAGAATTTGTGGTGAACTCAAACAAACAATTATTGGAGGATATTTCTTTGCTGTTTGCTAAGAGTGGTGGTAGCAGCTCTGTTATTCGAGAAGTCAAGGAACCATCTAAGAAGCATGCTAGCGAGACATTTTCAGGTGGATTAGATTTTAATGGAG CATTTTCTCCCCGTGTTAATGCAGCTGTAAATGAATCGAGAGGGAACGATGCTCATGTTATGGGATCAAATCAAAATGAAGAATCTCAAGTGCTTAAAGCTACAGTTAGATTTGCTgatgttgaaaattttgaaagagtATCAAGTAAAATAG ATGAAGATGTTGCAGGAATTGCTATTGAAAAAGTTCTGTCAGAGGTTGTTGCTGATATAAATG TCCAAGAGGCTGCTGATGTGAATACAGTTGGGGCGAAACCTGATG ATCTTTCTCAGATCAATAGGACTGAAGAATCTTATCTAAAAAAAAGAGCCCAAGTTgatcaaaacaaaaagaaagtgtCACCGAAGAAACGTGGCAGAAAGAAAAATCCAGGAAAGTTAATAACATCTCCCTTCACACAACATTTTGAATCTGGAGGAACTTTATGTGTTACACGTCAGGTTTTTGAGACAAAACATCCTTTTTTATATGCAAGCGGAGGAGATGATGAATCTGATTTGATCGATTCATTCACTAAGTGGCTTTATACGGGTATAAAAAAGAg GGGAAAGAAACCTTATACAGATGCTCTTAATGTTATCAATCCAGCATTTGAATTGGGTATCTGTACGGTAGATGAAAGACTCTGGTTTTTCAAATTGGCACATTCTGGACAACAatggtgtgatgag caTATTGATGTCATTTTCTATTACctaagaaagaaaggaaaatatgaaaCCAACAGTAATGTTCGTTTTACGACGACTGATTGTGTTTTCAAGACAAAGATTACCAATTCTTTCTTTAAACTTTGTGATGCTCATGAGgataagaaaaattttaaagttttagaTTCTGATGATATTGCCCGGTATATCAGTGGACGTCGTTTGTTGGCAAGTACCTCGTGGGATAAAGTGGATTTTGTTCTTATTCCACTAAACATTAAAGAGAATCGTCACTGGATTTTTGTGGTGTTTGATATTGGGCAAAGGTCATTGGAGGTGTATGATTCATTTCCGGCTAGGGGTGGGGTGAATTTAGaggtaaaaaatattgttgagaTGCTTTCGGTTGTTTTACCATATTATCTAAGTGTGGTTAAGTTCTATGATAAGCGTCCTGAATTGAAGTCAACACCAAAATACAGTGAGATAAATGAGTTCGAGAAAATTGAGTTTCATTTCATAACTAAAGATGTTCCCAGACAAAATGAGGATTCGCT GGATTGTGGAGTTTTCGTTGCTGCATTTGCGGAGTTTGTAAGTAATAGCCAACATATTCTAAATCAACAAGTAAAGGCAGACATTGTCCGAAAGAGATTTGGAGCTATATTATGGGAATATGCAAGAAGGAAGCAAGCGAGTGACCTTCAAAGTGAAGACGAAAGACCAGTTAGATAA
- the LOC114077635 gene encoding uncharacterized protein LOC114077635 — protein MEEGLRRSPRLVRASNPKVYRRNRKKLQVSSSNSMDEIPSFSLGISQISGEKNNEEENKKQKKGKKRVKEVKTMKKSKKICVTLASTSKKIVDSDDDFEDLPPQFQSKSLKNKDGLEKKRPVNDGKTRNRLPKSVILPESRYPDRKFWKHPDVCH, from the exons ATGGAAGAAGGTCTTAGAAGAAGTCCGCGTCTAGTGAGGGCTTCGAATCCAAAAGTTTATCGAAGAAATCGAAAGAAGCTTCAAGTTTCGTCTTCTAATTCTATGGATGAAATTCCAAGTTTTAGTTTGGGTATCTCACAAATATCGGGG GAGAAGAACAATGAGGAAGAAAACAAGAAGCAAAAGAAAGGTAAAAAACGAGTTAAAGAGGTTAAAACAATGAAGAAATcgaaaaaaatatgtgttactTTGGCATCTACATCGAAGAAAATCGTTGACAGTGATGATGATTTTGAGGATTTACCTCCTCAATTTCAgtcaaaaagtttgaaaaataaagatggattGGAGAAGAAAAGGCCGGTGAATGATGGAAAAACACGAAATCGTTTACCCAAAAGTGTCATTCTACCAGAGAGTAGATATCCG GATCGTAAATTCTGGAAACATCCTGATGTT TGTCATTGA
- the LOC107022954 gene encoding uncharacterized protein LOC107022954 isoform X1, producing MFRNTCFGYFLDLPKSSTQLQLIHCLINRELKHTPDDVFAIEINNKKLFFGLREFGIVTGLNCVGDGTSINVPNSRCSLMSSYFPEKITVPKSHLRALFLAKKFIDDDSAVSLAVLYFINDFLFSYEDNEYQISNRDFYLVESGKFNSYPWGLDVYKKLSDSVRHELKSTHKYYRIGGLPLALQIWIFECCSKVDEDIAIRVADSIPRILNWKTIAESPWLKYIEKCLFMPTKNKFENIVASEDEVSKFRLPETRDYHAEILKLEPKGSSHGLDILTNEVIELRKELVKVNENNKALEEKIDLGFNQIKEFVVNSNKQLLEDISLLFAKSGGSSSVIREVKEPSKKHASETFSGGLDFNGAFSPRVNAAVNESRGNDAHVMGSNQNEESQVLKATVRFADVENFERVSSKIDEDVAGIAIEKVLSEVVADINVQEAADVNTVGAKPDDATEDCQKPLHTFDDFILLDKDLSQINRTEESYLKKRAQVDQNKKKVSPKKRGRKKNPGKLITSPFTQHFESGGTLCVTRQVFETKHPFLYASGGDDESDLIDSFTKWLYTGIKKRGKKPYTDALNVINPAFELGICTVDERLWFFKLAHSGQQWCDEHIDVIFYYLRKKGKYETNSNVRFTTTDCVFKTKITNSFFKLCDAHEDKKNFKVLDSDDIARYISGRRLLASTSWDKVDFVLIPLNIKENRHWIFVVFDIGQRSLEVYDSFPARGGVNLEVKNIVEMLSVVLPYYLSVVKFYDKRPELKSTPKYSEINEFEKIEFHFITKDVPRQNEDSLDCGVFVAAFAEFVSNSQHILNQQVKADIVRKRFGAILWEYARRKQASDLQSEDERPVR from the exons ATGTTTAGGAATACATGTTTTGGGTACTTTCTTGACCTTCCAAAATCGAGCACACAACTACAACTTATTCATTGTCTTATAAATAGAGAGTTAAAACACACACCGGATGATGTGTTTGCtattgaaataaataacaaaaagttattttttggtCTTAGAGAATTTGGGATAGTTACGGGCTTAAATTGTGTTGGTGATGGCACATCTATCAATGTTCCCAATTCTAGATGTAGTTTGATGAGTAGTTATTTTCCGGAAAAAATCACAGTTCCAAAGAGTCATCTACGTGCACTGTTTTTAGCTAAAAAATTCATAGATGATGACTCGGCTGTTTCATTGGCTGTTCTATActtcattaatgattttttattttcatatgagGACAACGAATACCAAATTAGCAATAGAGATTTTTACCTTGTGGAAAGTGGAAAATTCAATTCATATCCGTGGGGTTTAGATGTCTACAAAAAGTTGTCTGATTCTGTGAGGCATGAGCTTAAGTCAACACATAAGTACTATAGAATTGGTGGCTTGCCTCTTGCTCTTCAAATTTGGATATTTGAGTGTTGttcaaaggttgatgaagatATAGCTATTCGTGTTGCTGATTCTATTCCAAGAATCTTGAATTGGAAGACAATTGCAGAAAGTCCATGGTTAAAATATATTGAGAAATGTCTCTTCATGCCTACAAAAAACAAG TTTGAGAACATAGTGGCCAGTGAAGATGAAGTATCCAAATTCAGGCTTCCTGAAACTCGTGATTACCAtgctgaaattttgaaattggagCCTAAAGGATCAAGTCATGGTCTAGACATTTTGACCAATGAAGTCATAGAATTGAGAAAAGAGCTTGTAAAA gtgaatgaaaataacaaagCGCTTGAAGAGAAGATTGATTTAGGATTCAATCAAATCAAAGAATTTGTGGTGAACTCAAACAAACAATTATTGGAGGATATTTCTTTGCTGTTTGCTAAGAGTGGTGGTAGCAGCTCTGTTATTCGAGAAGTCAAGGAACCATCTAAGAAGCATGCTAGCGAGACATTTTCAGGTGGATTAGATTTTAATGGAG CATTTTCTCCCCGTGTTAATGCAGCTGTAAATGAATCGAGAGGGAACGATGCTCATGTTATGGGATCAAATCAAAATGAAGAATCTCAAGTGCTTAAAGCTACAGTTAGATTTGCTgatgttgaaaattttgaaagagtATCAAGTAAAATAG ATGAAGATGTTGCAGGAATTGCTATTGAAAAAGTTCTGTCAGAGGTTGTTGCTGATATAAATG TCCAAGAGGCTGCTGATGTGAATACAGTTGGGGCGAAACCTGATG ATGCAACAGAGGATTGTCAAAAACCTTTGCATACTTTTGATGactttattttacttgataAAGATCTTTCTCAGATCAATAGGACTGAAGAATCTTATCTAAAAAAAAGAGCCCAAGTTgatcaaaacaaaaagaaagtgtCACCGAAGAAACGTGGCAGAAAGAAAAATCCAGGAAAGTTAATAACATCTCCCTTCACACAACATTTTGAATCTGGAGGAACTTTATGTGTTACACGTCAGGTTTTTGAGACAAAACATCCTTTTTTATATGCAAGCGGAGGAGATGATGAATCTGATTTGATCGATTCATTCACTAAGTGGCTTTATACGGGTATAAAAAAGAg GGGAAAGAAACCTTATACAGATGCTCTTAATGTTATCAATCCAGCATTTGAATTGGGTATCTGTACGGTAGATGAAAGACTCTGGTTTTTCAAATTGGCACATTCTGGACAACAatggtgtgatgag caTATTGATGTCATTTTCTATTACctaagaaagaaaggaaaatatgaaaCCAACAGTAATGTTCGTTTTACGACGACTGATTGTGTTTTCAAGACAAAGATTACCAATTCTTTCTTTAAACTTTGTGATGCTCATGAGgataagaaaaattttaaagttttagaTTCTGATGATATTGCCCGGTATATCAGTGGACGTCGTTTGTTGGCAAGTACCTCGTGGGATAAAGTGGATTTTGTTCTTATTCCACTAAACATTAAAGAGAATCGTCACTGGATTTTTGTGGTGTTTGATATTGGGCAAAGGTCATTGGAGGTGTATGATTCATTTCCGGCTAGGGGTGGGGTGAATTTAGaggtaaaaaatattgttgagaTGCTTTCGGTTGTTTTACCATATTATCTAAGTGTGGTTAAGTTCTATGATAAGCGTCCTGAATTGAAGTCAACACCAAAATACAGTGAGATAAATGAGTTCGAGAAAATTGAGTTTCATTTCATAACTAAAGATGTTCCCAGACAAAATGAGGATTCGCT GGATTGTGGAGTTTTCGTTGCTGCATTTGCGGAGTTTGTAAGTAATAGCCAACATATTCTAAATCAACAAGTAAAGGCAGACATTGTCCGAAAGAGATTTGGAGCTATATTATGGGAATATGCAAGAAGGAAGCAAGCGAGTGACCTTCAAAGTGAAGACGAAAGACCAGTTAGATAA